Within the Tenrec ecaudatus isolate mTenEca1 chromosome 7, mTenEca1.hap1, whole genome shotgun sequence genome, the region GGCCTTCCAGGAGGGACGGTCGGAAATTAGGGCTGTCTGGTGGTAACACACCTGAAGGGAACTGCAGGCCTCTACAAACCTGCCTCCAAAGGCAGAAGCGCATGTCACGGGTTCTCACGTGTGGCATCTCTGTTACTCTTGGTGGACCGTGTGGGCAGATACAGTAGCCAGGGAGAGGCATTATTCAACTTCAGGGCATTATTGCCCTGAACTGGTTTAAGATCATTATTTGGTGTCTACTTTTGCTTGGTAGGCGGCACTGGAAACCaatccagcaagcaggaaggttagCCCTGTAATAGCCAGAGCCCAGATTTCTGGGCCCATCATATGACCTCTTAGGCGGCAGCTTTGGCCATCCCATCGTGTCTTGAAATCCACCCTCAGGAAATGCGGCAGGGTCATTATCTCATGGGATTTTGCAGGAAATCATCTTATGTAACTTCATACCCGTGTTCATTGGGAAGGGTTTTGTTCTCCCACCATGTGGTGGCAGGCCTCAGGATAAAGGAAGACGGAAGGAAAAGCGTCAATTCCTTTGGATTGTTTTGGATTTCGTTCTTGGGGCAGCAAGTCTGGACAAGAAATAATACCTCAAGAAAATGTTCGGGTAGCGCCGCTAGTCCTCAAGGACTCCCGCCACTGCACATCACCCTCTCTGCTGTGAAGCCGTGACGACGCTCTGCgtgcctggatttcctgtttacGTGGAGGGACGGGCATCGCTGCTCCAGTGCTTGTGGGTGAGGGTGAGcattcagaccctccagagctgagCTGTGGGGACACTGCTTTTACGGAGTGCTCCTTTCAACTCATGGCACCCACTGAGCCTCTCGCAAGGAGTGTGTGCTATTCAGATGGCTGCCTCTTATTGTCACCTGACTCGACCTTCTTTATGCCCCTTTTCACAGAGTCCCAAAGCAATGGGTCTTGTATATGGAATACACTCGGCacaaaccccacccccagccccgttACTGGTACACTTCCAGTGAACTGACACCATTCATTTCCCCTCAGATCTGGGGTGGAAAGAAGCCAGTGTGAAATAGTGCCATGGTGATTATTGGAACTTTCCATTGAGACTGACACCCCCtccaccgccccaccccccacgtcTCAAATCCGTTCTAGTAAAACTAAAGGTATGGAAATCAATGGAAAGTGCTGTTCACACAGGAAAGGTGACATCTGGTTCTTGGAGAACTGCAGGGGGACTTTGAGAGAATCCGCTGGGACACCGTCCTTTCATGGCCCAGAGTCTTTACCTagctgccccgccccccccccccccgcccccctttcgCTAGACCAGGACCAGTCCCGCTGCACTCTGGTTTCGGAGCAGCATCTCACCACGCACTCCTATAAAGAGGCTGGGTTTCCTCTTGTGTTTCCAAGTCGCAGTCTCCCAATATCCAACTGCAATGGATATTTCCTAGAGAAGACCTAGTTTTTTGCCCATTTGTTTTGGGTGAAGATGTCACGGAGTCTTAACAGCATTTCTCTGCTGCCTGTGTCTTGTCCCGCTGGCTCTGTACCGAGGGACAGCCATTGTGTTGTGGTATTAAGTCCGATTTTCCCAATCTTAGGAGTTTAAGGTGTTTCCTCTAATCTGGGTGCTAAACAGAATCGGAATCTGTGCTAAGACACATGCTCAGGAAAGCGTCAGGAGAGAACAGCTTCACAATTCTATGACACAGTGCTAGAGGGGAAGAGTTCCCCAGGAGTGCTAGTTGGATTAGCCTATTACTGCTACTCACTGTTGACAATAGGTCACTCTCTCCCCGTATTCGAGGAAAACAAGAATGTCTCAGTGGACTGGAATCCTGGTCAGTATTGGGAAATTTTAATGTTGCGATTTCTAATCAAACCTTGAGTGTACTGGTTCTGTGAACCAtctgggaaaaaaattaaactgaTTAAATACTATTGGTTGTGTTGTATCTGTTTAGAGGAAtacacagggttttttttttttaatgagagaatttTATTGATTTAAGTAGAAAATGGGAAGGGCTTTTTCACAAAAACAGGACCAGTTTTACTTTGACACCCAAAGAGAATGATGTGTATCTCCCTATTACAATCAGAAAATAGTTTAAAGATCCCTTACCAAAGTCCCCTGGAGAATCAAACGTTGACAAGGATGACTGTTATCACTAGGTATCACGGCACAGTATCACAAGTCAAAAGTTCCTGGTGGTTTCATCCCGtgcccccacatggaagaaatgacgtCAGTCAGAGACACTTCAGGCTCCGTGAGACCAACTGCCTCTTTCAGAAAGCAGCTCCTCGTCCAGAGAATGCTCGACGTCCTCGCACCTTCTCTTCCAACTGGCCAGCTTCTAGGTGTGACTTCAGTTTTGAGGACAGCATTACAATCCTGGTTGGAACCTGAAGCACCAGTGTGGGCGGTCTCCTGGCCAGGAAGATGAGCCAGGACTATTTTTAGTGACCGGCCCTTCTCGGCTTTGGCCTAGAAGAAGATGATTTTTTTGTGCTTCGAGTTGGGGATCTGCCCCTTCGACTTCAACCTCCGAACAGCCTCTCTCATGTGCTTGGGTTGGAGTGGTGGCATTTCTCCCCACTTCTCACACACATCCAGTGCTAAACGGCAAGGAGAAAGCTTTCGTTACCACACAAAGGGTTCTTGGTCACACTCTCATTTCGAGGCCTGGAATTCTCAGGAAAACCCTTCTGGAACTTAGTAAGGAAACGAGAGACTTTCCGTCTGAAGAGAATGCTATAGGATCTATCATGTCAGCAATAGCAGTCTCTCTCATAGGCAACCTTCCGCTCTTTACATGTAGTTTTCACTGGCTAAGGTTTGGGCAGAAAGCATCCGTGGCAGAGTGAGCTACACGCTCTGCAGGAGGGAGAGGCGGCTTTCAGTCTCTgagccccaaaggggcagttggaCTCCTCCTACAGGCTCACCGTGAGTCACTCTTGTTTGTTTGGGGAAGGGAATGTCGGTGAGAGGCAGCTGCTGGGCCCTTTACACCAGGGACCAGTGTACTACACTGGATCTACTTCCGGCAGCGGAATGAGCATAGCCTATTGGAGCAGGACGCAAAGGCCGCGTCTGGTCCTGTGCTGAGGACCAGAATTGGGGAGCGGCTTTTCTAGCTGTTTCCTTGTTCTCTCCTGTTCAAACTTTCAATGCCGGCTCCCACCTGGCCGACTGCTGCTATAAATTAGAACTAAAGAGGTACTTTGTACTTTGTTACCTTAGTACAGAGGTACTTGAGAACACGACTCCATAGCGTCAATTCAGCATTTGTACCAACACGACTTACCTTCTTCGACCACCTCTCCCACGAAGACCTTGGAAATGCCCGACATAGCAATGACAACGTTCTGAGACACCGAGGTGCCAGTGATGGACTGGATCAGCTTGAAAGAAGGACAAAGATTTCTTTGTGATTAAATTGGTCAGAGAGTGACGTTGCACTGACATACTGCCCACAAAAGGGCTTTGAGCGCCAGTGTTGCTAATCACGCTAGACCGACCGACTGAAAACAGAGTCTGAAACTAAAGACCTGTTCCTCACAATGAGGCCTCAGCCCTGGAATACAAAACTACCTGGTCAGCTCCCTGAGCCGTGAGTTTCTGCTGCCCCACCTTGCCTAACTCTGCACTGCCCATGCCAATGAACACGGCTCTTGAACCCAGTTCAGTTCTAGTGGACGTGAAGtgtggtggcccagcccttacccTTTTAATGGCTGCCTTGGGGAAAGCTGACCGGCGATACATTTCGTAACgattcagctgctcctcagagaaaGAAGAAACCAGGATTCTAGAGAAAGTTTCAAGTAATTAAGTTAGCTTTTAGGAATGAATGCACAGAAACATATACTCTGTGAACAAGAGCAAATCCGGACCAAAAATGAACGATAAGGCTCACGAGCTCACTGGCATTATGCTTGGTGCTCATGAAGAATTCAGGTCAAACCCCATTTCTCCTCTTACGTAAAACACAGTTACTTCCTTAGACTCAAAGCATCAATCCTGGGTTCCTCACCGACTCCCACTAGACTGGCTGTGCAACAGTCGGCTTGATCTCGCCCTCACTCTTCCTTACTGCCTTTCTGATGGGTGGCAAAATGTTAACGCAGATATTTAGGTTCAAACCAGCAATTTTAGCCTCTGAAAGTTAAATGGGGGAAAATATTTGCAGATTATATGGAAAAGGGTTGATATTCTTGGATAATGAATTATTTCAAATCAAAGGGATGCCCATCACAGTTTAAAAAATTGAGCTGAGGAAATTTATAAAACTAGAAGTAGCcaataaatataaaagaaaagacACTAACCTTCACCATTAACTAAAGAGATCCACACCATAACTTTTCCATAAGGCAGACAACTCATTATGAAAAAGGGTGGCATTAGCAAGTGTGGGGGGGGACGCACAAACTGGTCCATGCTGGTGGATGGTGCCCTGGAACCGCTTTGTAGGAGAGGAATTTGGAAACTATGAAAGCCGTTGACAATGTTCAGAGTATTTGAGCTGGTGGATACATTTCTAGGAGTTTCTCACAGCAGTACAAGGATAAGCAGCAAAGATAAGCCCAGGGTTAGTCACGACAATGCCATTAAAGCGGGGGGAGTCACAGAGACTGACCAAATTATGGTTCACCCACATAATAGAGTACAATGCATTCATTAAAGTGCAGGCTTATGGTCATATTAACATGAAAATATATGTACAGTTACACATCAAgcattgaaaaaaaatctgaaaattATAGAACCAAGtactaccaagggttcatgagggagggagggtggtggagggggtaaAAAtgcgctgataccaaaggctcaaagtaGAAAATGATGGCcacatgtacgaatgtgcttgacacgaggatggatggatggatggatggatggattgtgataagagctgtatgagcccccaataaaatgatttaaaataaaaaagtgacaacaacaacaaagctattTACATTTTGAAAATTATACCCTAGATGCACCAGGGGGCTTAAAAAAGCTTGcaggaaaatttcattatcttttaattccatttttttcatgcCCTCTTTATCCAATTACTGATAAGGAAAgtattaattatatataatataaaggaaaaaaggttataaaaacaatatttaaaattttagaaaaaattTATGAGTATTGTGTATAGAAAATGCCTTAGGGAATATAAATGTGaatactaataataatttatctccTGGTGGTGAGGAGTTATTTTTACATTCTACCTATATTTCTACAACACGACAGTGTatgaattgttttgttttcttcaattttaaaaactgagaaaaatgtattactttttaaataacaatttcctattgtcaattaggtgggggtttacatttcagatcatcaacttttgtattcaacagttccAACTACCAATCAACTCTCTCCCCCTCACCTGCTCCCTGCTGGTCCCGCTTGTGGACTGACTACTTTCCCTCTCACCCACGCCTGTCCACAGTCCAGCCCTTTAGGTCGTCTTCCCTCCCTGGCCCTCTCCCCACAAAATGTATTCCTTTGTGGTGGTGACGTCCGAACCTTAAACATTGAGGGTAAGACCCGAAAGTGACTTACTGCATCTTCTGAATCTCGTCTTCATCCACTTtctgcttcttttctttcttttctttgggaTCTATTTTCAGTTTTTTGGCTGCAGGAGTAAGTAATGAGGCGTCTTCCCTTTCAGATGCTGTTAAATCTGAGACGTCCTGATTCTTGAGCTAAGAAGGTGAAAGAGACTCGATTATCTATCTGGTCTGCTTTTCAGGTGTACCTTTAAGAAGAAACCATTCTTACAACAGCACAAAAAAACCCCATGCATTGAGTAGTTTCTTGTCTTTTGGTTCTCAGCACTGGCCACACCAGTAAGCCAAGTGATACAGTATTGCTTTACTACAGGAAGTTTACAGTCCAGCCGTGGCAAAGAGGAAAACCAGGTAAAGAATCCCAGGATTCCCGTTTAGCTATATGAGGGTAATAAAACAACAAGGTTAAAAAAGTACTCTGCACAATTCAAACGGCTTTTATGTCaatagaactttaaaaaatacttcatgacaaaataataatatttttaaaattatcaagggttcatgagggagggagggcagggagggagggggaaaaacaggagctgataccaagggcttacgtagaaagcaaatgttttgagagtgatgagggcaacagatgtacaggtgtgcttgacacacaatggatgtatatggattgtgctgAGAGtcgatgagcccccaataaaatgatttttaaaaagtgcccTCGTTTTTTCGAGGGGAGGTCAGCTCAGTCCTCCTCATTTAGCAGTTCTTCTGTCTCTTCATCTAGAGGTCTGCTGCCCTGGGGATGGCCCATAAAGGAATGAATATTTTCAGAAGGCTCCTGCTCACCAAGACAAGTGATCCCTTCAACGTGGAAGCTTAACGAGCGCTGGTCCCACATGCAGCCCCTTTCTTTCTATCTTCTACTACAAGGATAAAGGCCATACAGAATGGCCACTAAGGTTCTAGTTCATAGATGTGtgggtttattctaaacaaaatctGCTTAAACCTATCGCTGCGGCCAGTTGGGTGATTGCAGACAAGCTTCCTTAGCGATACACTTGCTTCAGTGTAAGTGtcttccaaaaagaaagaaagaaaaagagccaTCCAAATAGTGGCTTCCAAGGGCATCTGCTGGGCCGGTCAGCTCAAAAGGCTGTGGTGACTGTTTTGGGGGTCCGAAAGGGGTCACCAACAGATTTCCTTAAAGGAcccaggatgatcacaggggcttatCAGGGGAAAGTGTTTAAATACTGAACACTGCACCGGTGAGAAAATAGGGCCAAAAATCGCACGGAAAAAACATTTCTCACAACAACGAATACACCTGCAGATTCGttggtagcaagggctgtcccgGAAGAAATTGGTTGGGAAGCCTTAGTTCATCCTCCCTTTTCACACTGGCTTTCCTCCCCCCACGATTGGAGACCAGTAAGGTCTCCATAATTCTTCTGGAGGTAGGAAAGGTGGGAGCACTGTCTACAGAAACAGAGTCGTAGGTGGAACAGACACCAaaaaatagctttacatttttgtttttatttaaaagggGGTTttagattttgtagcaataccttTGGACTTTCCCTTGTGTATCGTGCAACGTTTTATTTCCTTGTACAATGAAAGACTACTGAAGACAGGCTCTTATGATTTCTCCCTTCCCATAAGTATTGAACAGTTTGACTCACACTAGGTCGGTTTACTACAAAACCAAACTACAGACTTCAATTTCTCCAGCTTAATGCAGACTCGAAGGGTACACACAAAACTCAGGAATGAGATTTGACCTCTTTCCCTTAAAAGAGGACTGCACATCGACACGGACAGAGGAATATGGGAATCGAGGGTAGGCGGGAGGGACGGTGGTGTATCTCTGGTAAacttttccatttctccttcagtTTACAATTTATATCTGTTTCTAACCTCTTTGTGCTTTATTGTTGGTGATTTATATTTCCCTACCAAATCATTTTTCTTAGACTTTAAGATGTCTTAGTGGTTAGTGTTTTGGAAGGTCATTGTGATGAATGTCACGTTTACTGCCACGAGTATGGGAATGGACAACCATGGCCTTGGGATCATTTCTACATTTAAGGGTTTATGCTTCTCTGTGATCTAGTACAAGTTTTCAAATATTTCAGAAACATCGAACAAAGGCTTCCTATTCTCTGTTGGGTGCTAGGTTTTATTGGCTGAGCCGGATACTGTTGTAGCTGCTCTCTCGCTGACCTGGACTCCTGGGGAGCTGCATGCAGCATAaagcaacactgcccagtcctcagcCACCTTCCTAATCGTCGGCATGTTTCAGTCCCTGTTAACAGCCATTTTTAGTGCCTTCCAACCCCGATGCTCATCTCCTAGCACTCTGTTGGACAGCAGTCTGTTATGGTCCATAGCCTTTGCACGGGCTGCTCTCCACAAGATCGCCAGGCTTTCGTTTTGAAAGTGCCACTGAAACCTGCCCCCTGTGGGAGATCcagttggtatttcaaatactgcctggctagcttccagcgtcacagaaacacacaaaccaCCTCTGTACGACAAACTCACAGCCAGACGGTGGAGCCCTCTATTGAACCAAATGAATTAATATCCTTTCTGTCCTTGAGACCTGTTTTAAAGGCTTTCTTAAAATAGtttttgccacatctttcttttttccccttacaaGTCcttaacatttttttgttttttttttttacaagtccTTATATTTTTAGAGGCAACTTTGTGCTCTCTCTGTAAGGCTATTTCCATCGGATCTACTGTGGACCCCATGATCTTTTAAGTCTCTTCTAGCTCTAagaaccttccccccaccccaaaaaaaccaACTGTCTCTAGAAATGCAAAGCAGAGAATGTGAGGTTCTGGTTCCTTGGCAAAGCCTCCACTGAGCAAGAACACTCTGAACTCTGGGGCTGGAACAACTGGTGcatgtgctgttttgttttttctctttatcatatagtgctttcttcttttgtgaacagttttattggcacttaatcaacATATTGcataattcaacagttcaatcacatcaagaagagttgtacagtcattaccacactcaattttagaacttttttccCTCCACGGTTaaatgagttgtataatcaccatcagttcttgTGCTCCCCACCCCTACTTTCCACAGCATCAGTTCTGAGCTTCacaactggaaaacccaacagaaacaataaaaaccaaagtggtaaggatgaaataataatacaaagatacaaatacaaatattgaatgagaaagaaaagcccatggtgaatatttaaaaggccaaggaagaaatttttgtcatggaattaGCAacaaatacttgcacctagaacaacttcaggttgggtcaagagggaggccaactgaccaagtatcaagttcaatccaATATAATCACAATTACAATGCTCcctatctgatagtaaagctatTCGAgatccttgcctgtggctagtggACATCTGTCAgcagcttaatctgactagaaatTCTGCAGATGGGGTTTGCACCCCCACTGCcctccataaccttctacaaatGGGGTGTTCGCAATTTAGGCCCCGATACCTTTCCCTTTgttgtatttgaattttgttattgttgtcttaggatcacacaagctgatgtgatttttccatgtggacttagttgactccttgcttagatggctgcttgtttgaatacaagtctttaagactccagacactgt harbors:
- the TAF11 gene encoding transcription initiation factor TFIID subunit 11, which translates into the protein MDKPCESPTNKGGETGESTEASSAPVGPGTTRTDGIPEEADRDGVADLKETVAEEGELKNQDVSDLTASEREDASLLTPAAKKLKIDPKEKKEKKQKVDEDEIQKMQILVSSFSEEQLNRYEMYRRSAFPKAAIKRLIQSITGTSVSQNVVIAMSGISKVFVGEVVEEALDVCEKWGEMPPLQPKHMREAVRRLKSKGQIPNSKHKKIIFF